A single genomic interval of Picosynechococcus sp. PCC 7003 harbors:
- a CDS encoding alpha/beta fold hydrolase, which produces MTADILTKHNVQILGNATSEKVLLFAHGFGSDQTSWRLVAPAFAADYRLVLFDLPGCGRSQANENETLHHTRLESYAQDIIDICDALDLEEVQLVAHSVSSMTATLVALKHPNLITRLVFISASPRYIHDQNYVGSFDQATADAILAEMTQNYSQWVRKYAPSIMNTPKQPLLSAEFSKTLLRLRPDYAFLIFSLILQSDYRREVSQLKIPTLILQAENDPFVAKAVSEYLHRTIRGSQLHWIDAKGHFPQLSNPQGVIAALKDFLY; this is translated from the coding sequence ATGACCGCCGATATCCTCACTAAACATAATGTTCAAATCCTCGGCAATGCCACTTCAGAAAAGGTGCTACTCTTTGCCCATGGCTTTGGCAGTGACCAAACCAGTTGGCGTCTGGTGGCCCCGGCCTTTGCGGCGGACTACCGTTTGGTGCTTTTTGATTTGCCAGGTTGTGGGCGATCGCAGGCCAACGAAAACGAGACATTACATCACACACGTCTCGAAAGTTATGCCCAGGACATCATCGACATTTGCGATGCCCTCGATCTTGAAGAAGTGCAACTGGTTGCCCATTCGGTTAGTAGTATGACCGCAACCCTGGTGGCTCTCAAGCACCCCAATCTCATTACCCGTTTAGTGTTTATTAGTGCCTCACCCCGGTACATTCATGACCAAAATTATGTGGGAAGTTTTGATCAAGCCACAGCCGATGCAATATTGGCGGAAATGACCCAGAACTATTCCCAATGGGTGCGTAAATATGCGCCATCGATTATGAATACCCCGAAGCAGCCGTTACTATCGGCGGAATTTTCCAAGACGCTCCTCCGACTACGGCCCGATTATGCTTTTTTGATCTTTTCTTTGATTCTCCAATCTGATTACCGTCGCGAGGTTAGCCAACTCAAGATCCCAACATTAATTTTGCAAGCGGAGAATGATCCTTTTGTTGCAAAGGCTGTGAGCGAATATCTCCACCGAACCATCCGTGGTAGTCAACTCCACTGGATCGACGCCAAGGGGCATTTTCCCCAGTTAAGCAATCCCCAGGGGGTAATCGCTGCCCTTAAAGATTTTCTCTATTGA